GGTTAGACGTGATGGGGAATTTGAGGAACTTCCGCCTTTTTACGAGGACGTCTATAATGGTGATTTCAAACAATTGCAGGGGCTCTACAGTTGTCCTGAACCCGAAGTTCAGGAGGACGAAATTAGAGAGATTATTGCCAAAAGCTATGGGATGGTCAGCTATTTGGATCAAGAAGTGGGGCGTGTTATAGACGCGCTCGAAGAACACGATCTCCGAGAGGACACGATAGTGGTGTTCATTTCCGATCACGGTGAAATGATGGGAGACCACTGGATGATTCGGAAGGGGCCCTTCCAATTCGATGGATTGGTTCGGATACCCATGATTTGGAGCTTCCCAGGTACATTCGAAGAAGGAAAACGGGTGGCATCCCCCACAAGTCACATTGACTTCAGCCAGACCCTGCTGGACCTCTGTGACGTACCCGATCCGCATTCATCATTTACACCATCGTATCGGCATGACCCCTCAAGTTTGCCCGGAAAATCGTTGCGACCGGTGCTAGAGGGAGAAGAGGACGAGTTCCCGAACAGTAGTGTCGTTATCGAAAACGACGAGGACTACCTTGGATTACGGGTACGGACGTTGGTCACGGATCAATATAAACTCACTATTTATCCCGGCAAAGACTACGGGGAGCTTTACGATCTAAAAAACGATCCCGACGAACTCCAGAACCGGTGGAATGATCCCGAGTACGCCGACGTAAAGCAGGACCTATATCGGGAGCTGGCAGAACAGATGGTGCTCCAAGAAGGAGCACAGGAAGATCGGATCACGATCGCTTAACCGGCTGCGATCTATACCCGATTCCGAATACATAGTTCCAATAAATATGGACCGATTTATGCTTTGAACTTGTATAGTATCTGAAGACGTTTCGAGAGCTGAGAGTACACAGGCGGCTCCTCTCCTTCCAACTCATTTGTGAAAATTTTCTCTGAGCCGTCCAGTTAGTACGCGTCGCGGGCGATTTCAAGCAGGTCCTCGGCGTCGGCGTCCCGAGGATTGTCGTGGATTTCGATCGTGTACAGCGCGTTTTCTGCGATCTCGGGGAGGTCCTCTTCAGCGACACCGAGTTCCGCGAGGCTCTCCGGCAGATCGACCGCGGAAATCAGCTCCTCGACGGCCGTGACCGCCTCGCGGGCGGCCTCCTCTTCAGTGAGCCCGGAGACGTCGACTCCCATCGCCTGTGCGACCTCGGCGTACCGATCGGGCACTTCCTCGAGGTTGTACCGCATCACCGCCGGCGTGTAGGCGGCGATCGCCTCCCCGTGGGGGATCTCGGGGTACATCCCGCCGGTCACCTCCGCAAGCGAGTGGATCGCACCGAACCCGGCGAAGTTCTCGCAGATCCCCGCCACGTTGGAGGCGAACATCATCCGCTCCCGGGAGGCCATCGTCCCCTCCTCGTAGGCCTCCACCAGGTTCGCAGAAACCAGTTCCATCACGTTGTACGTAAGCGGCTCTACCACCGGCGGCCGGGCCGAGGAGACGTGGTTCTCCAGGGCGTGTGAGAACGCGTCGAACCCGGTCGCGGCCGTCTGGCGGGGCGGCAGCGAGGCCGTCAGTTCGGGATCCACGAGTGCGATCTCCGCGCCGAGGTACGGCCCGCCCGGATACAGCGGCGGCTGCCCCATCGCCATCTTGAAGTCGCGTTCCTCGTCGGTGATGACCGCCCAGTAGTCGACTTCGCTGCCGGTGCCGGCCGTTGTGGGAACCGTAACCAGCGGCAGCGGCTCCGTCCGGATCGGCGCCTCCATCACGTCGTCGGCGGACTTGACCTCGTAGTCGGTGATGTCTCCGGGATTAGTCGTCATCAGCGACGCGCCCTTGCCGACGTCCATCACGCTGCCGCCGCCGACGGCGACGACCGCGTCACAGCCCTCGGATTCGAGCACGCCGGTCGCCTCCTCGACCATCGACGCTGTCGGGTTGGGTTCGACCCCGTCGTAGACGACGTACTCGATTCCCGCCCCGTCGAGCGACTCCTCGATCCCGTCGAGCAGACCGACCTCCCGAATGCCCTCGTCGGTGACGACCAGTACTGACTCCCACTCCTGGGAGTCGACGAGCGGGCCGACGCGGTCGCTTTTGCCGTTGCCGAACTCCACCCAGATGGGGAACGACAGCGTGTACTCGCCGAAACTCATGTTCGACCCTCCATCGTCGCGGCTGCTGTCGCGTTCGGGACGTTCGAGACGTTCGATCGACGATCGACGGACTCTCCTCTCCGTTTACGTAGGGCTTGCCTTCGCATCTCGTGTTGGAGATTTTCCCCGCAGTTCATAAAAGTATCCGTACGGAGAGTGATAGGAGAATAGATTTAAGAACACCTGCATCGATACCCGAACCATGGCAGAGCCACACGGAGAGACAGCCATGCGCGAGCGACATCTATCGGCACACGAGGATGCAACCGACGGAATCGAGTTTTCCGCCTGGATCGGCGGGGACCACTACCGGACGGAAGAGGGCGTCGAAACCCGCGACCCCGCGATCGACGAACCGATTCTCGCGGTCCCGCGGTGTGACGCCAGAGACGTCGACGCCGCCGTCGAGGCCGCCTGGGACGCCTTCGACCGGGAGTGGAAGTCGACGACCCCGCGCGAGCGCTCCGGGGTGATGTTCGAGTGGATCGACGTCCTTACCGACCACGTCGAGGAACTGGCACTGCTGGAGTGTCTCGATACGGGCAAGCCGATGGCCCAGGCCCACGGCGAGGTCGAAGGCGCGATCGACACCCTCGAGTACTACGCGTCGGTGTGTCGTGCCCAGCGGGCCGAGCAGATCCCCGCCGGCGAGGACCTCCACCTGTACACGAAACACGAGCCCTACGGCGTCGTCGGGCAGATCGTTCCGTGGAACTTCCCGATGTGGGCGGCCGCCTGGAAGCTGGGCCCGGCGCTTGCGGCCGGCAACGCCACCGTACTCAAACCCTCGACTGATAGCCCGCTTACGACGATCCGGATCGCACAGCTCTCGGAGGGCATCCTCCCGGACGGCGTGCTCAACGTCGTGACCGGAAAGGGTAGCGAAGCGGGCGGGGCGATCACCGAACACGAGGAGATCAGGAAGGTGTCCTTCACGGGCAGTACTGCCGTCGGTGCCGGCGTGATGCACGCGGCCGCAGACCGCGTTGCGCCCGTGACACTGGAACTGGGCGGAAAGTCGCCGTTCGTCGTCTTCCCCGACGCCGACCTCGACCGGGTCGTCGACGCGGTGGCCGACGGCATCTTCTACAGCACCGGCGAGATCTGTGACGCCTTCTCCCGGGCGCTGGTCCACGAGGACATACTCGAGGAGTTCACCGACCGGTTCGTCGAGAAAGCCGAGTCGTACGTCCTCGGGGATCCCCTCGACGAGGAGACGACGATGGGGCCGCTCACCTCCCAGAGCCAGTTCGATACCGTGACCGAGTACATCGAGACCGGCAACGGGGAAGCCGAGCTGCTGTGTGGGGGCGGACGTCCGGACGATCCGAAACTCGAGGACGGCTGGTACGTCGAGCCGACCGTTTTCGGAGACGTGAAAAACAGCGACACGATCGCACAGGAGGAGATCTTCGGGCCGGTACAGACGATCATCCCGTTTTCGAGCTACGAGGAGGCGATCGAGATCGCAAACGACACCCGGTACGGGCTCGCAGCCGGGATCGGGACGGAGTCGACGTCGCTGGTCCACAACGCCGCAGCCGACATCGACGCGGGGTTGATCTACGTCAACGAGTACGGGCCGATCCTGCCGGAGGCACCCTACGGCGGGTTCAAGGAGTCAGGGGCCGGCAAGGACCTCGGGCTCGAGGCGCTGGATCACTACCGCAAAACGAAATCCGTCTACGTCAACCTCTCGGAACCGTCGGTGTAGTCCATACCAGCACGAAACAATTCATGTGAGCGAACAGATCTATTTCGTTCCGTTCGGATGAGATCGGCTGATTACGAGGATATCAGGATAATTGCTAAGATTGCGAATACAATCCCCAAAAAGTCGCGAACCGTAATGCTTTCACCGAGAAATAGTACTCCGGCTATGGCTGCAACGACGAAGTAGAGAGCGCTAATTGTGGTAACGATCGCTGCGTCCCCCTTACCGAGCCCGGCGTAAAGCGTGAGCCCACCGATCGCTGACACGATCCCCGCGAGGATAGCGAACTCCGTACCCGCCGGCACCGAAAGGAGGTCAACCCTGATTCCGCGTGTAACTACGTACGCTAATGTAACCGCCGTCCCAGCAGCGTAGGATAACACTATCGCGATCGCTGGTGGTAACGATTGCGTGGAAAGAGTGGCGAATATCGCCCAACCACCCCACGCAAACATTGTTACGATTGCTAATACTATCGGCTGGTTGATCATGTCATACTGAAACAATCGGAGGAAAAAAGATGTTTTGATACAAAATTAATTGGCTTCAGAGTCAAATATTCCTAGGCTATAACCACTTGTCATGGAAACCCTGGGACTTTTCGCTGTATCAGGGATATCAACCCAATAGAAACTTTTATTTCTAATTGATTGTGTCCTTGAGTATGGCCGATAGACCAACTGAAACTGGAGTGGCTGATCTTCCTTATAACGTAATGGCGATGCCTACCGGTCCATCATGTAACCTTGAGTGCGAGTACTGTTATTACCTAGAAAAATCAGAGTTATATCCTGAGCGGGCTGAATTTGCAATGTCCGAGAATACGCTTGAGGAATTCATTCGTCAGTACATAGAATCCCAGCCAACACAACGGGTGACCTTCGCGTGGCAAGGGGGAGAGCCGACACTGCGGGGTCTTGACTTCTATCGAAAGGTTGTCCGACTTCAAGAAAAGTACGCTCCTCCTGACAAACAAATCATGAACAGCATTCAAACGAATGGAACTCGACTGAATGAAGAGTGGTGCAAGTTCTTTAAAGAAAATGAATTTCTTGTTGGTATCAGTATAGACGGTCCAAAAGAGCTTCACAATAAGTATCGAAGGACACGGAGCGGACACGGAACGTTTGAGGAAGTTATTGATGGTCTTTCACTACTAAAAAAGCACGGTATAAAATATAACGTATTATGTGTAGTTAACAATTATAATAGTAAATATCCACTCCGTGTGTACAACTTTTTAAAGAACAAAAATGTAAATTGGGTTCAATTTATCCCGTTGATTGAGGAATTTGACAAAAAAGAAGAAAATACATCTACGTCACGGTCTATTGATCCAATATCGGATATTGATCATGAAAATAAAGGAGAATTAAAACGGTGCGACTACAGGTGGGTGAATGAAATGGTCAATTATCCGGATAATAACGATACGGAGTATAAAGAACTAATAAAATTGGCAAGGAAGGCGCCAGTCTCTGAGCGAAGTGTCGACCCTGAACAATATGGGATATTTATGACAGAAATATTTGATGAATGGGTCCGAAACGATGTTGGGGAGATATCTGTACGGTTATTTGATCAGAGTCTCGAAGTTGCTATTCAGGGGAATCCTAGTTATTGTATTTTTAAAGAAACGTGTGGGGAGCAAGTCGCAATGGAACACAATGGTGACATTTATTCTTGTGATCATTTCGTCAACAAAGGTTTCAAACTTGGAAACATTCATGATGAGAATATTGTGACAATGATCGAGAGCAACGAACAACAACAGTTTGGAGAATACAAACGTGAGGGATTGCCAAAATTGTGTGAAAATTGTAACGTTAGAAATTTCTGTAATGGGGGGTGTCCCAAAAATCGGTGTGCTAAAACAACATCCGGAGATTTTGGACTCAATTATCTTTGTGCGAGCTACCGATACTTCTTCAACTACATTCAACCATACCTGTCGCTCCTACGTAAACAGTACAACAAAAACAAGCCACTTACTAATGTAATGAAACAAATTAAATCTCTTGATAACCACTATTCCATTCAATAACAGTACGCGTGCACCTCAAGTTCGCGTTAAGTTGGCCGTGTTTAATCTCTGGACAGCACGGGATCAAGTCGCCAGAGTAAGGGAGTTGAAGCGGAAGAGTGCGAAATGTGCCAACGCAAATCTTCCGCTTCACCGAACGTGTGGTCTTCGCAGTCAAAAGAGTTGCCGATGATTGGGACGAACCTGCCGCCCCAGAAGGGAGCGGCGGGTTCACCGATGCCGCGATGATATCCATCCACTGTCTCCGGATTTCCCTCGATACAACCTATCGAATGACGATCGACCTCCTGAAGGAAATGCCACGAATATCCCGGGAGATCGGCCTTGAACCGGCCGATCTCCCACATCCATCCACGTTATGTCTCGCGTTCGATAGAATTGAGATGGCAGTCTGCCGGACGCTTCTCCACCAGTCTGCACAGCTTCACAACACCGGACCAATCGCAGCGATTGACGCGACGTACTTCGAGCGCTCGCCTGCGAGCCGCTCGTACTGCTCCAAGACGAAATACGAAGTACAGGACCTCAAAGCCACGAAACTCGTCGATACAGAGACAAACGCGATCCTCGATTTGCACTGCACAACCACCAGAGAGGGAAGTGACGCCGACATCTGCAAGCAACTCGCCCGCCGGCAGGCGGACGAGTTGCAGATCCTTACTGCAGACAAGGGTTATGACTGTACGTGGCTGCGTGAGTACCTCCGTGAGGAACTTGATCTTCGGCCATTGATCAAACACTGCATCAACAAGCCCTACGATCACGCCCACAACGCCCGGATTGACGACGATCTCTACCACCAGAGATCCATGTCAGAAACTGTCTTCTCGTCAGTCAAGCGCTCGCTGGGCGTCGCCCTGCGAGCGCGTACCTGGTACCGAGAATTTCGTGAACTTGCACTGATGTGTGCCGTCTATAACATCAAGATGGCTGCAGAACAAGAGATCCCACTCCCTTCAGGCGATTAAACACGGCCATTTGAACAAGCTCTCCAGTGGAACACGAGTACAGGTTCTGTTAGCAGTCCGGGTCGCCTTCGTTGAACACAGAGAACAGGAGACCGCGCCCCCGTTGTTGCTTGACGAGACGCTGGCACCATTCGACGACCAACGGGCCGAAACGGTCCTCGACACCGTGATTGATTTGGCCCGAGAAGGGCGACAGGTGTTCTACTTCACGGCCCGACACGATGAACGCACACGCTGGGAGAACCGCCTCGAAGAAGCGGACATTGAATACAGTCTCCAGCAACTAACCGCGGGCGACGGGCATGACCCGATCTCGGAGCCGCCGACAATCGAGACACCCGGTGCAATCGACGTGCCAGCCCCGGAAGGCGGCGATCACTGGCAATACCGTGAGCGACTGGACGTGCCGACGTTCGACCCACGGCAGGGAGCGGCTTCGGCGCCGCTCTGGTACGTGACCGAGGATCCAGAGGTACTGTACCGACTCCGTACTGCTGGCATCGAGCGCTGGGGACATCTCAAATCGTTATTGGAGGTTGGTGCTGTTGACGGCCTCCTGTCAGAGACATCCAGAGAACAGGTTCGGCAGCATGGCGCGGCATTGGAAGCATTCGTTGAGGCGTATACAGTTGGACGCGGGAAAGCCGTTGACCGTGACGTGTTAGAAGCCATCGACGCCGTCAGCGACAACTTTATTGACGAAGTTAGTGCGGTGGCCGACCAGGTTGATGGCGATCCAGACGCGCTTCTGGAGAAGGTACCAGACATTCATCGATTCGGGTCGCGCAAAACCGAAAAACTCCGGAAGTGTCTCCGCGACGAGGGGTACCTTGATCCGCGCCCAAAGCGGCCTGACGAACAAATCCGGTCAGCAGTGGTTGATACCTACTGTCAGCACGGACTGGAACCAGCCACCGCGGCAACAGCCGCAGACAGACTCATTCATCGGATTTCAGGGGATTCGGAGTCGAGTGAGACAACGGACTGAGTGGGCCTCGATTCAAAACCTTTCCAGTGACGTTGCGCACCAAGATAGCGATGTGAATCGAATTCAGGCGATATCGGCGGCAGTCCGTCGGTAGGTGTCGTCGAGGCGGGGACCTCCGAGTGCTGTGTAGAGGTCGATGAGGTCCGCGACGTCGCTGAGACAGTAGTCTTTGAGGAGTTGTGTAAGTTCGTTGTGAACGCTGGTGTGTTCGATACCGGCTTCGATGTTTTGCACGTATGTGTCGCCGAGGATTTGCCCGATGTGCTTGCCTTGGACGGCTTTCTCGTCGATCTCAGAGAGATAGGTGTCGGGGAAGTCGTAGTCGTCGTACCAGACGCTGTCGTTATCGATGCCGACGAGGTCGTAGACTTTCCAGTCAGGAAGGATGTGCTGGTCGTCCCAGAGTTCGGCTTCATACTTATCGGCAGCCGCGAGCGCGACATCAACGTGGTTTTCGAACAGGGCCTCTGTGCGTGTCAAGAAGTCTCGGTCAGCACTATCGTCGATGTTGCGGGCCCAGTTCAGCAAGTGCGTGCCGTCGAACCAAGTTCCGTTGTAGGTGAGGAGACGATCGATGCTGCGATGGTCACACCACTCGAAGAGACGCTCGTAAAGATCGATCGTGTACTGGTCGTCCCAGTCGCCGCGTCGGAACAACACCTCAGTTTCTGGACTGTTGTTCAGGTCGTCAGCGTATGCGAGGCTGACGGCGAAGAATTCGAAGTACTGGGTGTCATTCGAGCTCTCTGGCGGCTCTTCGTGCGGGCTCGCGGTTTCAATATCGAGGACAAGTGTACCCATCTAAACGGACCTCCTAAACGTAACGCGCGTCGGACAGTAGCATGTTTGTTGTGGATGCCGCTCCGGAGTCCAATACTTCAGGAAGGAACGATTCCATGGTGATTCCATGTGAACAACGACGGTACGTGAAAGATTTACACGTCCAACTTAGCAGTCGCGGGGACTGTGGAGATCTTCACGGTTCACCGCGGGGAGGACGTCGATCGAGTACTGACACGTCACACCCGGTTGTTTTAAGTTGAGTTGAACCGTTTAGCTGTTCATGAACAGTGAAACAGTTCGGTTAAATCCTCCGTGCGACGGGACGCACATCTGCATCCCTGTCCCGGTCGGTGATCGTGACGCGTTCGCTCACAACGCAATCCCGGATCTCTTACAGATACTCACGGATAACCCGGGTGAAACGTTCACGAACAGGGAACTCCGCCGTCTCACGGGAAAAGGCATGGGGAATGTGAATGCGGCTGTCGTGTCGCTTGAAGAACTCGGTGTGGTGACAGTTGACCGTGACGGTCGCGCGAATGCCGTTCAAATTAACGCGTCGAAACTCGTTCGTGGTGATGACCGCGTTACGTCAATCCCGCAGTCTGAGTACCATGCCCCGGTTCGAGCGATTCGAGACCAGGTCCTCGAACGAATCGGCGATGATGCAGGCGTGGTGGTGTTCGGGAGTGTTGCACGCGGTGATGCGGACCGGGCGAGCGATATTGATGTGTTCGTTATCGTGCCTGGTGACCGCATGGAAGCGCAGCGGCGCGCACACGGGATCGAAGATGAAATCGCGTCCGAACGGTTCGCCGGCGATCGGTACGAACCGCACATCGTGGTGGAAACACGAGAGTCTGCTGCGCGTCACGACCGTATCCGTGACGTGTTCACGGAAGGCATCACGATTCACGACACCGCTGCATTACAAGCGGTGAAGAGTGAGGTGTTCGAGAATGGGGCTTGAAGACGTCGTCGATGCAGTTGATCGCGTTGAGACGCTGTTAGCCGACGGTGAGACTGGTCCGGTGCAGGACTCGTTGTCCTGGCAGCGAACGGATGGGGACGTGCAACTCGGGAAGGCGTGTGCGATGCTGGGGACGTGCCGGGAATTACGTCACGGAACGAACAATTATGTCAGTATCGTGGAGTTGTCGTTCAACGCGATTGAACGATCGTTCCAATTCTACTTGGTGGATCAGACTGCGGCGGAGTCGTCGGATTTCCGAACGCACGAGCAAGTGTTCGAGGACATCGAAGGACGCAGTGTGTTCTCTGACACGGGTGTTCCTGGCCGGATTGACGCGTTCCGATCGGAGCATCGCGCCCGAATTTACTACGATATCGACCGTCCGGGTCGGGATTTGGCGTCCGGGATGCATGACTTGGCCGAGGAGGTTCACGCGTACGTCGTGGAGTTCGCGGACGCTCACTCGCGGTGTAGTTGCGATACTGAGTAACTCGCCCCTGGGTTACATGAAGTCATGAAAAATAATTGGATAGAAATACTACTAGTTATTTAAATGGATTTCTTCACAGAGTTCACGGAGTCCCTACTGAAATCCAGACGGCAGAGTAATTGCTAGGAGTCCTGTCCACCCCTATGACTTTTCTCCTGACCGGGGAGTTATTCACTTATAGCAGAGAAAAAGTTAATTCACTATTGTAACCCCCCAAAAAGTATATAAATCTGAAGTTGAGAATACTACACATACGAGAAGGACAGTCGCAAAGAACGCTACAGCGCCCGACGCCGGGATCTAACGGTCACAGGTCCCCCTAGATAGCCGGGTCCAACTCGACAAACACGATCACACATGAGTGACAAAACAACCTCGGGAGAATTCTACTGCCCTTACGATTCCTGTACGTATAGCGCGCCAACAGAACGACAAGTACGCACCCATATCACCTGCGCCACGCACGGCCCTCACGACGGCGTGAACGGCTACACCATCGGCGTCAACGTCCATGCAAGCAACGGCCAGACGCACTCTTACGAGAACACAAACAAAGTACAACTTGAGGAGACTCGGTTAGAACACATCACTGACGAAATCTCATTCAGTAAACAAATCATCTTGCTGAAAGCGTACAACAATCCTGAGGCCTCCTATACCAAGATCCATGAACTAATTCGTGACGAGCGGATCGACTATTCGAATTCAGTCGTCCGAAGAACAATTAAAAAATACGTCGAAAAGGCCCCCTCTTGGTCGGATTCGAA
The Halalkaliarchaeum desulfuricum DNA segment above includes these coding regions:
- a CDS encoding aldehyde dehydrogenase family protein produces the protein MAEPHGETAMRERHLSAHEDATDGIEFSAWIGGDHYRTEEGVETRDPAIDEPILAVPRCDARDVDAAVEAAWDAFDREWKSTTPRERSGVMFEWIDVLTDHVEELALLECLDTGKPMAQAHGEVEGAIDTLEYYASVCRAQRAEQIPAGEDLHLYTKHEPYGVVGQIVPWNFPMWAAAWKLGPALAAGNATVLKPSTDSPLTTIRIAQLSEGILPDGVLNVVTGKGSEAGGAITEHEEIRKVSFTGSTAVGAGVMHAAADRVAPVTLELGGKSPFVVFPDADLDRVVDAVADGIFYSTGEICDAFSRALVHEDILEEFTDRFVEKAESYVLGDPLDEETTMGPLTSQSQFDTVTEYIETGNGEAELLCGGGRPDDPKLEDGWYVEPTVFGDVKNSDTIAQEEIFGPVQTIIPFSSYEEAIEIANDTRYGLAAGIGTESTSLVHNAAADIDAGLIYVNEYGPILPEAPYGGFKESGAGKDLGLEALDHYRKTKSVYVNLSEPSV
- a CDS encoding ATP-binding protein translates to MNKLSSGTRVQVLLAVRVAFVEHREQETAPPLLLDETLAPFDDQRAETVLDTVIDLAREGRQVFYFTARHDERTRWENRLEEADIEYSLQQLTAGDGHDPISEPPTIETPGAIDVPAPEGGDHWQYRERLDVPTFDPRQGAASAPLWYVTEDPEVLYRLRTAGIERWGHLKSLLEVGAVDGLLSETSREQVRQHGAALEAFVEAYTVGRGKAVDRDVLEAIDAVSDNFIDEVSAVADQVDGDPDALLEKVPDIHRFGSRKTEKLRKCLRDEGYLDPRPKRPDEQIRSAVVDTYCQHGLEPATAATAADRLIHRISGDSESSETTD
- a CDS encoding iron-containing alcohol dehydrogenase, whose translation is MSFGEYTLSFPIWVEFGNGKSDRVGPLVDSQEWESVLVVTDEGIREVGLLDGIEESLDGAGIEYVVYDGVEPNPTASMVEEATGVLESEGCDAVVAVGGGSVMDVGKGASLMTTNPGDITDYEVKSADDVMEAPIRTEPLPLVTVPTTAGTGSEVDYWAVITDEERDFKMAMGQPPLYPGGPYLGAEIALVDPELTASLPPRQTAATGFDAFSHALENHVSSARPPVVEPLTYNVMELVSANLVEAYEEGTMASRERMMFASNVAGICENFAGFGAIHSLAEVTGGMYPEIPHGEAIAAYTPAVMRYNLEEVPDRYAEVAQAMGVDVSGLTEEEAAREAVTAVEELISAVDLPESLAELGVAEEDLPEIAENALYTIEIHDNPRDADAEDLLEIARDAY
- a CDS encoding nucleotidyltransferase domain-containing protein, whose product is MGNVNAAVVSLEELGVVTVDRDGRANAVQINASKLVRGDDRVTSIPQSEYHAPVRAIRDQVLERIGDDAGVVVFGSVARGDADRASDIDVFVIVPGDRMEAQRRAHGIEDEIASERFAGDRYEPHIVVETRESAARHDRIRDVFTEGITIHDTAALQAVKSEVFENGA
- a CDS encoding EamA family transporter, whose translation is MINQPIVLAIVTMFAWGGWAIFATLSTQSLPPAIAIVLSYAAGTAVTLAYVVTRGIRVDLLSVPAGTEFAILAGIVSAIGGLTLYAGLGKGDAAIVTTISALYFVVAAIAGVLFLGESITVRDFLGIVFAILAIILISS
- a CDS encoding anaerobic sulfatase maturase, which gives rise to MADRPTETGVADLPYNVMAMPTGPSCNLECEYCYYLEKSELYPERAEFAMSENTLEEFIRQYIESQPTQRVTFAWQGGEPTLRGLDFYRKVVRLQEKYAPPDKQIMNSIQTNGTRLNEEWCKFFKENEFLVGISIDGPKELHNKYRRTRSGHGTFEEVIDGLSLLKKHGIKYNVLCVVNNYNSKYPLRVYNFLKNKNVNWVQFIPLIEEFDKKEENTSTSRSIDPISDIDHENKGELKRCDYRWVNEMVNYPDNNDTEYKELIKLARKAPVSERSVDPEQYGIFMTEIFDEWVRNDVGEISVRLFDQSLEVAIQGNPSYCIFKETCGEQVAMEHNGDIYSCDHFVNKGFKLGNIHDENIVTMIESNEQQQFGEYKREGLPKLCENCNVRNFCNGGCPKNRCAKTTSGDFGLNYLCASYRYFFNYIQPYLSLLRKQYNKNKPLTNVMKQIKSLDNHYSIQ
- a CDS encoding IS5 family transposase encodes the protein MPTQIFRFTERVVFAVKRVADDWDEPAAPEGSGGFTDAAMISIHCLRISLDTTYRMTIDLLKEMPRISREIGLEPADLPHPSTLCLAFDRIEMAVCRTLLHQSAQLHNTGPIAAIDATYFERSPASRSYCSKTKYEVQDLKATKLVDTETNAILDLHCTTTREGSDADICKQLARRQADELQILTADKGYDCTWLREYLREELDLRPLIKHCINKPYDHAHNARIDDDLYHQRSMSETVFSSVKRSLGVALRARTWYREFRELALMCAVYNIKMAAEQEIPLPSGD